The following coding sequences are from one Rhodobiaceae bacterium window:
- the actP gene encoding copper-transporting P-type ATPase, with protein MDTQTTTKALVVRDPVCGMSVDPATNSHRAKHEGREFYFCSERCSNRFTAEPSLFLDAKDPVCGMTVDRATAAHTTNHQGDRFYFCSTGCETKFTTDPDKFLGDRPAPEPMPEGTEYTCPMHPEIVQEGPGDCPICGMALEPMTPSLESGPNPELVDFTRRMWIGTPLALAVLFLEMGNHLGVPLSKLMGPTFFVWTQMILTTPIMVWIAAPFFKRGWSSVLNRSPNMWTLISLGTGAAYLYSIVAAVVPTLFPPAFRLADGTVPVYFEAAAVIIILVLLGQVMELRAREKTGDAIKALLNLAPKTARRVNADGSEAEVPLDDVQLGDHLRIRPGEAVPVDGTVVEGRSSVDESMLTGEPVPVEKNQSDPLTGGTINGTGSLIMVAERVGTETLLSQIVDMVASAQRSRAPIQGLADKVAGYFVPAVVLIAAIAFVIWSVFGPEPSSIYALVAAVSVLIIACPCALGLATPMSIMVATGKGAMNGVLIKDAEALERFSSVDTLIVDKTGTLTEGKPKLVDILSVSPFTDEKVLQLAASLERGSEHPLATAIIEGAESRGLELRSVKEFNAATGLGVSAEFEGVSITLGNAKMMQAANIDLSELVSKAEERQSQGQTVMYLSFGSHPAGFVAVEDPIKETTPAAIQAIHKLGMKVIMATGDNIRTATAVANRLDIDDIRADVMPEDKAALVAELKAQGHVVAMAGDGVNDAPALAAADVGIAMGTGADVAVESAGITLVKGDLTGIIRAKTLATGTMRNIRQNLFFAFVYNAAGVPIAAGILYPVFGILLSPILAAAAMSLSSVSVIGNALRLRRIKL; from the coding sequence ATGGACACACAAACAACTACGAAAGCCCTGGTCGTGAGAGATCCTGTGTGTGGCATGAGCGTCGACCCGGCGACAAACAGCCACCGTGCAAAACACGAAGGACGTGAGTTCTATTTTTGCAGCGAAAGGTGCTCAAATCGGTTCACAGCCGAACCAAGCCTATTTTTGGATGCAAAAGATCCTGTGTGTGGGATGACTGTTGACCGTGCCACCGCTGCTCACACGACAAATCATCAGGGGGATCGTTTCTATTTTTGCTCGACGGGTTGCGAGACAAAGTTCACCACCGACCCCGATAAATTTCTTGGTGATCGCCCTGCCCCTGAGCCAATGCCTGAAGGCACTGAGTATACCTGCCCCATGCATCCTGAGATCGTCCAGGAAGGACCGGGCGATTGTCCCATTTGCGGCATGGCCTTGGAGCCCATGACGCCGAGCCTGGAGAGCGGACCAAACCCGGAATTGGTAGATTTTACCAGGCGCATGTGGATCGGCACGCCCCTCGCGCTCGCTGTTCTCTTTCTAGAGATGGGCAATCACCTCGGAGTGCCCCTATCAAAACTTATGGGGCCTACTTTCTTCGTCTGGACACAAATGATCCTAACCACCCCCATCATGGTTTGGATTGCAGCACCCTTCTTTAAAAGAGGGTGGAGCTCAGTTCTCAATCGATCCCCCAATATGTGGACGTTGATCTCGCTAGGTACCGGTGCTGCCTATCTCTACAGCATCGTAGCCGCCGTTGTTCCAACGCTTTTTCCTCCCGCATTTCGCCTCGCTGATGGCACTGTCCCCGTCTATTTCGAGGCAGCTGCGGTGATCATCATCCTTGTCCTCCTTGGCCAGGTGATGGAACTGCGCGCACGGGAAAAAACTGGAGATGCAATCAAAGCGCTCCTGAACCTCGCCCCCAAAACAGCGCGCAGGGTGAATGCTGACGGCAGTGAGGCTGAGGTACCCCTAGATGACGTGCAGCTCGGCGATCATTTGCGAATACGTCCTGGGGAGGCTGTACCGGTTGACGGCACAGTGGTTGAAGGACGTTCTTCTGTCGACGAAAGCATGCTCACCGGCGAACCAGTTCCCGTCGAAAAGAACCAGAGCGATCCTCTGACTGGCGGCACGATAAACGGCACCGGCTCACTCATCATGGTCGCAGAGCGGGTCGGAACAGAAACGCTGCTTTCTCAAATTGTTGACATGGTTGCTTCCGCTCAGCGAAGCCGTGCACCCATTCAGGGGCTTGCTGACAAAGTGGCAGGATATTTCGTGCCTGCGGTTGTCCTAATTGCCGCAATTGCTTTTGTCATTTGGTCGGTTTTCGGACCCGAGCCTTCGTCGATCTACGCTCTTGTGGCCGCGGTTTCTGTTCTCATCATCGCCTGCCCTTGCGCTCTGGGCCTTGCGACACCTATGTCAATTATGGTTGCCACCGGTAAGGGTGCGATGAACGGTGTCCTGATTAAGGATGCTGAAGCGCTTGAGCGGTTCAGCTCTGTCGACACCCTGATTGTCGATAAAACGGGCACGTTGACGGAGGGAAAGCCCAAACTTGTGGACATCCTTTCAGTATCCCCCTTTACAGATGAAAAAGTTCTTCAACTCGCAGCCAGTCTGGAACGAGGCAGTGAACACCCTCTCGCAACAGCGATCATCGAGGGAGCAGAAAGCCGAGGGCTAGAGCTTAGATCAGTGAAGGAATTCAACGCCGCAACGGGATTGGGTGTTAGCGCAGAGTTTGAGGGAGTGTCGATCACCCTTGGCAATGCGAAAATGATGCAGGCCGCCAATATCGATCTCAGCGAACTGGTATCAAAGGCAGAGGAACGCCAATCTCAAGGTCAGACCGTAATGTATTTGAGTTTTGGCAGTCACCCAGCCGGGTTCGTCGCGGTCGAAGATCCGATTAAGGAAACAACACCCGCAGCCATACAAGCCATTCATAAACTTGGCATGAAAGTCATCATGGCGACCGGAGACAATATTCGGACCGCAACGGCGGTTGCCAACCGACTCGATATTGACGACATACGCGCAGATGTTATGCCCGAGGACAAAGCAGCTTTGGTTGCCGAGCTAAAGGCTCAAGGACACGTTGTCGCCATGGCTGGCGATGGTGTGAATGACGCTCCGGCGCTTGCGGCGGCCGATGTGGGTATTGCCATGGGAACGGGCGCCGACGTCGCAGTTGAAAGTGCCGGCATAACCCTTGTTAAAGGTGATCTCACCGGAATTATCAGAGCAAAAACTCTGGCGACAGGCACAATGCGCAATATCCGTCAGAACCTATTTTTCGCTTTTGTCTATAACGCCGCCGGTGTTCCAATCGCCGCCGGTATTCTTTATCCGGTTTTTGGCATTTTGCTATCGCCGATCCTGGCGGCCGCCGCCATGAGCCTTTCATCTGTCTCAGTGATTGGAAATGCCCTCAGACTGCGGAGGATCAAGCTGTGA
- the hmrR gene encoding HTH-type transcriptional regulator HmrR, with protein MNISSASELVGIPPKTIRYYEDIGLITSHRSENGYRVYDERDLHMLNFLGRARSLGFTIESCRSLLALYQDPSRASGEVKKVARLHMEEIDCKIEELQAMRDTLSTLMDNCSGDDRPDCPILEALSAPLKQKN; from the coding sequence GTGAATATCTCTAGTGCGTCGGAGCTTGTCGGTATACCGCCAAAAACAATCAGATATTACGAAGACATCGGACTGATTACCTCTCACCGATCGGAGAACGGATACCGCGTATATGATGAACGCGATCTTCATATGCTCAATTTTCTGGGGCGAGCAAGAAGCTTGGGCTTTACGATCGAGAGTTGTCGTTCACTCCTGGCACTCTATCAGGACCCCAGTCGTGCCAGTGGGGAGGTAAAGAAAGTTGCGCGACTTCACATGGAAGAAATCGACTGCAAAATAGAAGAACTTCAGGCCATGCGCGACACTCTCTCCACGTTGATGGACAATTGCAGTGGCGATGATCGCCCCGATTGCCCAATTCTCGAAGCCTTGTCGGCGCCCCTCAAGCAGAAAAATTGA
- the ybaT gene encoding inner membrane transport protein YbaT translates to MKEEYEANSLSVTSAVSMGTGVMIGAGIFALTGQVAELAGPYFPLAFFVAAIVTGFSAYSYIKMSNAFPSAGGIAMYLEKAYGRGTLTGASAILMALSMVINESLVARTFGTYTLQLFDIPASSVLVPTLGVGLIIFAFLVNISGNRSVGLFSLIMAIAKVVGIAVFALASLWIAGGIFPPPDPAGTPDTEIVGFVAALALAILAYKGFTTITNSGSELIDPHKNLGWVIIYAIGICFLIYMLVALAVYSSLPLSQIVEAKDFALAQAARPLLGNYGLWFTVILAIVATASGLIASIFAVSRMLTMLTDMKLIPHRHFGMPGPIRSHLLVYTVVIAILLTVFFDLSRIAALGAIFYLVMDVAVHWGVFRHLRHEIGARAAVLLTAIFLDVSILGAFIWMRLESDPFIAVIASAGLLIVFVGEWAYLRTQSISDNSPAHKH, encoded by the coding sequence TTGAAGGAAGAATACGAAGCAAACAGTTTGTCGGTAACGAGCGCTGTTTCAATGGGGACCGGCGTGATGATCGGCGCCGGAATTTTCGCCTTAACCGGACAGGTTGCTGAGCTTGCTGGGCCCTATTTCCCGCTGGCCTTTTTTGTCGCTGCGATTGTCACCGGCTTTAGCGCCTACTCCTACATAAAAATGTCCAATGCATTTCCATCAGCAGGCGGGATCGCCATGTATTTGGAAAAAGCTTACGGGCGGGGAACGCTGACGGGGGCAAGCGCGATCCTGATGGCTCTGTCCATGGTCATCAATGAAAGTCTCGTTGCACGGACCTTTGGCACTTATACGCTTCAGCTATTTGATATCCCAGCGAGCTCCGTGCTCGTTCCGACACTGGGCGTTGGGCTGATTATCTTTGCCTTCCTTGTAAACATCTCCGGCAATCGATCCGTTGGTCTTTTTTCTTTGATAATGGCCATTGCAAAAGTCGTCGGCATAGCGGTATTTGCACTTGCAAGCCTGTGGATCGCAGGTGGTATTTTTCCGCCGCCCGATCCAGCAGGCACACCTGACACAGAAATTGTTGGTTTCGTCGCCGCGCTCGCGCTTGCAATCCTGGCGTACAAAGGCTTCACAACGATCACTAATAGCGGCTCCGAACTAATAGACCCCCATAAAAACCTCGGATGGGTGATCATCTATGCGATCGGCATCTGTTTCCTCATCTATATGTTGGTGGCGTTGGCTGTGTATTCCAGCCTTCCTCTGAGCCAAATAGTCGAAGCAAAAGATTTCGCACTCGCACAGGCAGCGAGACCTTTACTCGGAAATTACGGACTTTGGTTTACAGTCATTTTGGCAATTGTCGCAACTGCATCAGGCTTGATCGCAAGCATCTTTGCAGTGTCACGCATGCTGACCATGCTGACAGACATGAAACTCATTCCGCATAGGCATTTTGGCATGCCGGGGCCAATCAGAAGCCATTTGCTGGTGTATACGGTTGTTATAGCGATCCTGCTGACCGTCTTTTTCGATTTAAGCCGGATCGCAGCCCTTGGTGCCATTTTCTATCTCGTGATGGATGTTGCTGTTCATTGGGGTGTATTCCGCCACCTCCGCCATGAGATCGGCGCACGCGCCGCTGTGCTCTTGACGGCTATCTTTCTTGATGTGTCAATCCTTGGAGCATTTATCTGGATGAGGCTGGAGTCTGATCCATTTATCGCCGTGATCGCCTCAGCGGGCCTCCTGATTGTGTTTGTCGGTGAATGGGCCTACCTACGAACCCAATCCATTTCTGACAATAGCCCGGCGCACAAGCACTGA
- a CDS encoding soluble epoxide hydrolase, translating to MERKWTWTAVVAGSVSLGLLWGQFSGNQIDRDAVAAAGKQFGIEIESQMVLVDDVWLHVVFAGPEDGRPVILLHGYPEFWYAWRGPMRVLATAGFRVIVPDQRGYNKSDKPSNVEDYRLDELAGDVVGLADALGYEKIFLAGHDFGGLVSWWTLMLHPDRIAKFAIVNKPHPYARTDDATGDETISWYRTFLRMPWLPGYVARVGNWALLAKNLRATSQPGTFPDADLDQFRSAWDRDGAIHAMGAWYRANVGFNLAHLDGHISVPSLMILAPDDAFSSIERGRRSSLFLQDGQVLELDAGTHWVIQERPQVIGDALTDFFSQS from the coding sequence ATGGAGCGCAAGTGGACATGGACGGCGGTTGTCGCTGGGTCGGTCAGCCTCGGCCTCTTGTGGGGGCAGTTTTCGGGAAATCAGATCGACCGCGATGCCGTTGCTGCTGCGGGGAAACAATTTGGCATTGAGATTGAAAGCCAAATGGTGTTGGTGGATGACGTTTGGCTCCATGTTGTTTTTGCAGGTCCGGAGGACGGGAGGCCAGTCATTTTGCTGCATGGCTACCCGGAGTTTTGGTACGCATGGCGTGGGCCGATGCGAGTCTTAGCAACAGCAGGGTTTCGCGTTATTGTTCCTGATCAAAGGGGCTACAACAAATCAGACAAACCAAGCAACGTTGAGGACTACCGACTGGATGAATTGGCTGGAGATGTAGTCGGGTTGGCAGATGCGCTTGGTTACGAGAAAATATTTCTTGCGGGGCATGATTTTGGTGGGCTCGTCTCGTGGTGGACCCTAATGCTTCATCCAGACCGGATTGCCAAATTTGCGATCGTCAACAAGCCACATCCATATGCCCGTACTGATGATGCAACAGGTGATGAAACGATTAGTTGGTATCGTACCTTCCTACGGATGCCTTGGTTGCCTGGATATGTAGCCAGGGTAGGTAACTGGGCATTGTTGGCCAAAAACCTGCGCGCCACTTCTCAGCCGGGTACCTTTCCTGATGCAGACTTGGATCAATTCCGTTCAGCGTGGGATCGCGATGGCGCCATTCATGCAATGGGAGCATGGTATCGCGCCAATGTGGGTTTCAATTTGGCGCATCTGGATGGGCACATTTCTGTACCGTCTTTGATGATACTGGCCCCTGACGACGCTTTCAGCTCGATAGAGCGCGGACGACGGAGCTCCCTCTTCCTACAAGACGGTCAGGTTTTGGAGTTGGATGCGGGTACTCACTGGGTGATTCAAGAGCGTCCACAGGTGATAGGTGATGCGTTGACAGATTTCTTCTCGCAATCCTGA
- a CDS encoding fatty acid hydroxylase superfamily protein, translating to MLKFLVRLLYLPLFLIGGNGIAIYVVTMGYSKFWLLVVAFAFIVLAFLLERAVPYDAAFNKPHGDRVRDFLHFLVNEASNVLGIVSVPIAASFIALPSVWPDSLPLWQQLLLAIFIADIGITLAHFASHRIGVLWRLHAVHHSVKRMYGFNGLMKHPLHQFIETVAGTTPLLLMGISQDVLALFVVAVVLQLLLQHSNVAYFTGPLKYLLAINVVHRFHHLKTAEEGDVNFGLFTTLTDWLIGTYFYDKRRTIGDGDLGIGDQPDYPVGYLKELVMPFRKLRPELTIVTDHEPNAQGGKS from the coding sequence ATGCTCAAATTCCTCGTGAGACTACTTTATCTCCCACTATTTCTGATTGGGGGAAATGGGATCGCAATTTATGTCGTGACCATGGGTTACTCGAAGTTTTGGCTACTCGTCGTCGCTTTCGCATTCATTGTGCTCGCCTTTTTGTTGGAACGCGCAGTCCCTTATGACGCTGCGTTCAACAAACCCCACGGTGATCGAGTGAGAGACTTCCTTCATTTTCTCGTTAACGAAGCATCCAATGTGCTCGGCATTGTAAGTGTTCCGATTGCCGCCAGTTTCATCGCATTGCCAAGTGTCTGGCCAGATTCACTCCCGCTATGGCAACAATTGCTATTGGCAATCTTCATTGCTGACATCGGCATTACGCTTGCCCATTTTGCGAGCCACAGGATAGGTGTTCTCTGGCGCTTGCACGCCGTGCATCACAGCGTCAAACGCATGTATGGTTTCAACGGTTTGATGAAGCACCCTCTACATCAATTTATTGAAACGGTCGCCGGAACGACTCCGCTTCTGCTGATGGGAATTTCGCAGGATGTACTGGCCCTGTTCGTTGTTGCTGTTGTATTGCAGCTTCTCCTGCAGCATTCAAACGTCGCCTATTTTACTGGCCCACTCAAATATCTTCTCGCGATCAATGTGGTGCACCGATTTCATCACCTCAAGACGGCAGAAGAAGGAGATGTCAATTTTGGCTTATTCACTACGCTGACTGATTGGCTTATCGGAACCTATTTCTATGACAAGAGACGAACCATTGGCGACGGAGATTTGGGCATCGGTGATCAGCCAGATTACCCGGTGGGGTACCTAAAAGAGCTGGTAATGCCGTTTCGAAAGTTGCGCCCTGAGCTGACCATCGTGACCGACCACGAACCAAACGCCCAAGGCGGAAAGTCGTGA